Within the Bradyrhizobium cosmicum genome, the region CTCGAGCACGGAGCGCAAGCGCTCGACCCCGGCCTGAAGCTCGCCGCTGGCAACACCGCCGCCGGAGCCGACCGCGACGTCGCCGTGGCCATATTCGCGCACGGTGGTGGCGAGCCAGTCTTCGAGGTCGGTGTAGAAGCGATTTTGGGCCTGGCTCGATTGCAGATCGAGGAAGCCGAGGATCAGCGATCCGGCGAGGCCGAACAGGGAGCTCGAGAACGAGATGCCCATGCCGCCGAGCGGGGCGGCGAGGCCTTCCTTCAGCGTGTCGAACAGGGCGCCGGAATCGCCGCCGACTTTAAGTCCGTCGATCACCTTGCCGACCGAGCCGACCGTCTCGATCAGGCCCCAGAAGGTGCCGAGCAGGCCGAGGAAGACCAGCAGCCCGGTCATGTAGCGGGAAATGTCCCGAGCCTCATCGAGGCGGGTCGCGATCGAATCGAGCAGGTGCCGCATCGTGGTCTGGGTGATCGACATCCGCCCGGTGCGCTCGCCGCCGAGGATCATCGCCATCGGCGCCAGCAGTTTTGGGTGGCGGGCCGGTGCCAGGCCCGGATCGGCGATGCGGAAATTATTGACCCAGGAGACTTCGGGGTAGAGCCGGATGACCTGGCGGAACGCCAGCACGATGCCGATGAACAGCACCGCCCCGATCAGGGCGTTGAGGCCCGGATTGGCGAAAAAGGCCTGGATGATCTGCTTGTAGAGCACCACGCCCACCAGCGCGCACAGCACCAGAAAGACCAACATCCGCACCAGGAAAACGCTGGGTGAGGACAGTTTCGTGTACTCGATATCCAGGGGGGAGCGGGGCGAGGCGCCTGACGGCATGGCCGGTATCATCCGTTACGAACTTGATTGCGATGCGCACTATGGCACAGCGCCCGGCCAAAAAAAGCGCCGGATGCGCGGATTTCCGCGCGGGACCCGGAACCCAATGCTGAAACCGCGCTTTGATACCCGCGTATCTCGCAAAACTTCGGCATTCCACAGGCCCAGGCCGCATTTTTGCCTCCTGCCGCCCAAAGACGGAGTTGTCGCATGAGCGTCGTTTCCGCGATCATCGGAACTGCCGAACGCGTGCCGCTGCCGGATGTGGTGGTCCGTGCCGCGATCCAGCGCCTCTGCGCGCGCACGGCCGTGCGGCTGTCCGGACTGGGCGCGGCCGACGATGCCGCCTTCGCCGGGCGGATGATGTTGCGGCCGATCGCCGAGGACGCGGATGCCGGGCCTCGCGAGGCGCCCGCTTCGTTCTTCGCGCAGGTGCTTGGACCCAACCTCAAATACTCGTCCTGCTTCTACAAGACCGCTGCCGCCACCCTGCAGGAGGCGGAGGAGGAGGCGCTGCGCCAGTCCGTCGAGCATGCCGGCCTTGCCGACGGCCAGACCATCCTCGAGCTCGGTTGCGGCTGGGGCTCGCTGTCGCTGTGGATGGCGCGGCAATTTCCGCACGCCAGGATCACGGCGGTGTCGAACTCGCGGGCCCAGCGCGCCCATGTCGAGGACGAGGCGCGGTTACGCGGGCTTTCGAACCTGCGCGTGATCGCCGCCGACATGAACGTGTTCGCACCCGAGGGCCGGTTCGACCGCATCGTCTCGATCGAGATGTTCGAGCGCATGACGAACTGGCGCAAGCTGTTGACGCGCGTGCGATCATGGCTGGCGCCGGAGGGGCGCTTCTTCATGCATATCGTCTCCCATCGCTCCGGCTCCCATCTGTTCGATCGGACCGATCGCGAGGACTGGATCGCGCAGCACATCTTCACCGACGGGGTGATGCCGAGCCATCACCTCGTCAGGCAATTCGGCGACATCTTCGCGATCGAGAAGGAATGGTGCTGGAGCGGAACGCATTATCAGCGCACCGCCAATCACTGGCTCGCCAATTTCGATGCGCATCGCGACACGATCGAAGCCTCATTGCGCCAGGTCCATGGCGAGGAGGCCGCTCTGTGGATGCGGCGCTGGCGCTGGTTCTTGCTCGCAACGGCAGGAATGTTCGGCTACGCCGATGGAACCGAATGGGGCGTCAGCCGCTACAGGATGAAGGCCGCCGTATAATTGCGGTCTTCTGTCGCAGCACGCGGCGATGGAACCCGACTCACAATCTGGTGAGACACAAAAAGCGGCCTGAACTCAGCATGATAGGCCGTGTGACATTGGGCCGCCCGCGGCATGCGTTGCGTTGCAGCAAGTCTCTTCTATTTTGAGGGCACGAGCCGCGCGGAATCGCCCAGAATGGGCCGGGCGCGGAGCGTGATCAGTTTCAACAACATCGGGGCACTTAACTTCATGTCAGGACTTCGCGCGCGATCGGCATGCGTTGCATTGATGCTCGCGGCCTGTGCGCCGCTGCTCGGCGCTTGTGACGATTCGGCCTCCGCTGTTTCCGCCGTGCAGCCGGTCGATCCTGATGTCAGCATCGTCGTCGTCAAGCCGCAGCCGCGCGCCGTGGTGCGCGAACTGCCTGGCCGCATTTCGCCGACGCGCGTCTCCGACGTGCGGCCGCGCATTTCCGGCATCGTGGTCGAGCGTCTGTTCCGACAGGGCAGCGAAGTGAAGGCGGGCGATCCGCTCTACCGCATCGATCCGCGTCCGTTCGAGGTCGAGGTGCTGGCCAACGAGGCTGCGCTCGCCAAAGCCGAGGCCGCATTGATGCAGGCCAGGCAGCAGGCGCACCGCATCGCGACGCTCACCAGCCAGCGCGCCGCGCCTGAGGCCGAGAACGAGAAGGCCATCGCGGGCGAGCGCCAGGCCCATGCCGAAGTCGAGGGCCGCAAGGCCGATCTCGCGCGCGCAAAACTCAATCTCGACTATGCCACCGTGCGGGCGCCGATCGACGGCGTCGTCGGTGCGGCGCTGGTCAGCGAAGGCGCGCTCGCGGTCCAGAACGAGACCAATCTTGCCACCATCCAGCAGCTCGATCCGATCTATGCCGACTTCACCCAGTCGGTGAACGAGCTCAACCAGCTGCGCCGCGCCTTCGAGAGCGGCGACCTCGAGCGCATCGCCGCCGATGCCGCCAAGGTGAACCTCGTGCTCGACGACAACACTCTCTATTCGCTCGACGGCAAGCTGCTGTTCTCCGATGCCAAGGTCGACGCCCACACCGGCCAGGTCACGCTGCGCGGCGAGTTCCGCAATCCCAAGCGCGAGCTGTTGCCGGGCATGTATGTCCGTGTCCGCATCGACCAGGGTCTCGACTCCGACGCGATCGCGGTGCCGCAGCAGGCGATCCAGCGCAACGGCGGCGGTGGCAGCGAGGTGTTCGTGGTCAAGGACGACAACCGCATCGCGGTGCAGCCGGTGCGCACCGGCTCGGTGCAGGACGGCGTCTGGTTCGTCACCGACGGCCTGAAGGCCGGCGATAAGGTCGTGGTCGAAGGCTTCCAGAAATTCGCGGCCGGCGACAAGGTCAAGCCGCAATCCTGGTCCGAGGCCGAGGCAAGCGCCGACAACCGGCACGCTCTCAAGGTCACGCGGTAACCCGCCATGGCCAGCTTCTTCATCGACAGGCCGATCTTCGCCTGGGTCGTCGCGCTGTTCATCTGTCTGATCGGCGCGATCTCGATCCCGCTGCTGCCGGTCGCGCAATATCCGATCATCGCGCCGCCCTCGATCTCGATCTCGACCAGCTATCCTGGCGCCTCGCCCGAGAACCTCTACAACAGCGTGACGCGGCTGATCGAGGAGGAGCTCAACGGCGCCTCCGGCATCCTCAATTTCGAATCCACCAGCGACTCGCTCGGCCAAGTCGAGATCATCGCCAATTTCCAACCGGGCACCAACACCAACGACGCCTCGGTCGAGGTGCAGAACCGCCTCAAGCGTGTCGAGGCGCGGCTGCCGCGCGCGGTGATCCAGCAGGGCATCCTGGTCGAGGAAGCCTCCAGTGCGGTGCTCCAGATCATCACGCTGAACTCGACCGACGGCAGCCTCGACGAGGTCGGCCTCGGCGACTTCATGATCCGCAACGTGCTCGGCGAGATCCGCCGCATCCCCGGCGTCGGCCGCGCCACGCTCTATTCAACCGAGCGCAGCTTGCGCGTCTGGGTCGATCCGGCCAAGCTCGTCGGCTATGGGCTGACCGCCGATGACGTCAACAAGGCGATATCCGCGCAGAACGCGCAGGTCGCCTCCGGCAGCATCGGCGCCGAGCCGTCGACCGCGACCCAGCGCACCTCGGCGCTTGTTCTGGTCAAGGGCCAGCTCTCGTCCCCGGATGAATTCGGCGCCATCATCCTGCGCGCCAATGCCGACGGCTCGACCGTTCGTCTGCGCGACGTCGCGCGCATCGAGGTCGGCGGCCTCAGCTACCAGTTCAACACCCGTCTCGACGGCAAGCCGACCGCCGGTCTCTCCGTGCTGATGTCGCCGACAGGCAACGCGCTGGCGACCGCGAGCGCGGTCGAGGAGAAGATGAAGGAGCTGTCGCGCTTCTTCCCGGCCAACATCGCCTACGAGATTCCCTACAACATCACGCCCGTGGTCGAGGCCTCGATCAAGAAGGTGCTGACGACGCTGCTCGAGGCCGTGGTGCTGGTGTTCGTGGTGATGTTCCTGTTCCTGCAGAACATCCGCTACACCATCATTCCGACCATCGTGGTGCCGGTGGCGCTGCTGGGCGCCTGCACCATCCTGCTGCTCGCCGGCTATTCCATCAACATGCTCTCGATGTTCGGCATGGTGCTGGCGGTCGGCATCCTGGTCGACGACGCCATCGTCGTGGTCGAGAACGTCGAGCGCATCATGGCCGAGGAAGGCCTGCCGCCGAAGGAAGCGACGCGCAAGGCGATGTCGCAGATCACCGGTGCCATCATCGGCATCACGCTGGTGCTGATGGCGGTGTTCGTGCCGATGGCGTTCTTTCCGGGCTCGGTCGGCATCATCTACCGCCAGTTCTCCGTGACCATGGTCGCCGCGATCGGCTTCTCCGCCTTCCTGGCGCTGTCGCTGACCCCGGCGCTGTGCGCGACGCTGCTCAAGCCGGTCGCCAAGGGGCACGGCCATTCGACCAATGTCGTGTTCAGCCGCTTCAATCACCTGCTTGAGGCCTGCCGGTTTCGCTACGCGCGCACCGTCGGCTTCTCGCTGAAGCGCACCGGCCGGCTGATGCTGGTCTATGTCGCGCTGCTCGTCGGCCTGTCATGGGCCTTCGTCAATCTGCCCGGCGGCTTCCTGCCCGTCGACGACCAGGGCTTCGTCACCACCGACGTGCAGACGCCGTCGGATTCGTCCTATGCCCGCACCGAGGCGGTGATCGAGAAGGTGGAAAAATATCTGGCGCAGCGGCCGGGCGTGGACAACGTCACTTTCCTCACCGGCTTCAGCTTCTCCGGCCAGGGCATGAACACCGCGCAGGCCTTCATCACGCTGAAGGACTGGTCCGAGCGTGGGCCGCAGGACTCCGCCGCCGCGATCGTCGCCGACATCAACCGTGATCTGGGCGCGTCGGTCCGCGACGCCAAGATCTCCGCGCTGCAGCCGCCGCCGATCGACAATCTCGGCAACTCCTCGGGCTTCTCGTTCCGCCTCCAGGACCGCGGCCAGAAGGGCTATCCGGCCCTGATGCGCGCCGCCGAACAGCTGATCGCGGAGGCCAATGCGAGCCCGGTGCTGCAGAAGGTCTATGTCGAAGGCCTGCCCGAGGCCGGCGTCGTCAACCTCGTGATCGACCGCGAGAAGGCCGGCGCCTTCGGCGTCACCTTCGAGGACATCAACAACACGATCTCGACCAATCTCGGCTCGAACTACATCAACGACTTCCCGAACCGCGGCCGCATGCAGCGCGTCGTGGTGCAGGCCGACGCCCGCGACCGCATGCGGACCGAGGACATCCTCAACTACAACGTCAAGAACAGCCGCGGCCAGCTGGTGCCGTTCTCGTCCTTCGCCACCGTCGAGTGGGCGCGCGGCCCGACGCAGATCGCCGGCTTCAACTATTATCCGGCGGTGCGCATCTCCGGCGAAGCCCGGCCCGGCTTCACCTCGGGCGACGCCATCGCCGAGATGGAGCGGCTCGCCGGCAAGCTGCCGCGCGGCTTCGGCTATGACTGGACCGGCCAGTCGCTGCAGGAAAAGCTGTCGGGCTCGCAGGCGCCGTTCCTGCTCGCCCTCTCGGTGTTCGTGGTGTTCCTGTGCCTCGCCGCGCTCTACGAGAGCTGGACCATTCCGCTCGCGGTGCTCTTGACCGTGCCGCTCGGCATCGTCGGCGCGGTGGTCGCGGCGCTGCTGCGGGGCCTGCCCAACGACGTCTATTTCACCGTCGGCCTCATCACCATCATTGGTCTTGCGGCCAAGGACGCGATCCTGATCATCGAGTTCGCCAAGGATCTGCGGAAAGAGGGCAAGCCGCTGGTGGAAGCCACCATCGAAGCCTGCCGCCTGCGCTTCCGCCCGATCCTGATGACCGGCCTTGCCTTCATCTGCGGCGTGCTGCCCATGGCCATCGCCCACGGCGCCGGCGGCGCCAGCCAGCAGGCGCTCGGCTCAATCGTGATGGGCGGCATGATCGCGGTGGTGATCCTGGCGCTGCTGATGGTGCCGGTGTTCTTCGTCTCGGTGCAGCGCGTGCTGGGTGGGGATCGGGAGCCGAAGGCGGACAAGGAAGCCCAGGCGTACGGGCCGCCGGCGCCGGTGAAGCCATAGGGCAAACTGTCATGCCCCGCCTAGTGCGCTCTTGCGCACGGGGGCGGGGCATACAGTGCGCCGCAGCCACTCCGGATCCAACTGATGTCTCTGGATACTGGATCATCCGCCTTCGCGGATGATGACGGCGGAGAATGCGGACTAGCCTGCGCCCTTACGCCGGTTTCCTCAAGATCTTCACCAGCCCGCCGAGGAGGGCTGTTACCTACATGACCTTTTCGAACAGGAATCCTTCGCTCCCCGCCGGATCGTCCGAAACAACTGGGTGGTTCGGATCGGTATGCCGGTCGTTGAAGAATTCGATGATCTTGAAACCACACTTGTTAACGTAGAAGTGGATGTTTCTTTTCTCGAAATATGGAGTGTGAGTCCGCCACGCCACTGTTTTCGGATACCGGTGTTCCAAAGCAAGCCAGGCTTTGTGGCCCAAACCGCGCCCCTCTTCGCCAACCTTCAAGAAGAAAAGATCCAGCGTATTGCGGTGGGTTTCTTCATTGATGCTCACCACTGCGCCGCCGACCTTTCTGCCATCGCACATGATCCGCAGCGCCACCGCTCCCTTGGCGTTGATCGAATGGTCCAAGTCGTCGTCTGAAGGAATGGGCCCATCCGGCAGATTGTCGAATTCCTCCTTAACAGCTATCGAAAAGGCGTCCTGCAATTCCTTTTTGAAATCGCCGATATCGATTGCGTCGACTTTCACCAGGCTGATTTGAGTGTCGGACATATCGTCCTCGTAGGTGCTTGCTGCAGACGTCAGGCTGATGTTCTCGGCAGAAAACCGGGCAACCGCCGTGTGGTCACAAAGAGCCTTCCCGCGCGACATCGAAAAGCCGCTCCGAGGGGGGCGCCTCCGCGCGATGAGTGCTGGGCGTCGAGCTTGCGCTGTTACGCCGGCTTCCGCAAAATCTTCACCAATTCCCCGTGCACGAACTCATTCCCGCACACCACATGACCGGTCACAACCGGGTCGCCCGGCGTGTCGATGTCGGTCACCGTCCCACCTGCTTCGCGCACCATGATCAGCCCGGCGGCGACATCCCAGGACTGGAGGTTGCGCTCCCAGTAGCCGTCGAGGCGGCCGGCGGCGACGAAGGCGAGGTCGAGGGAGGCGGCGCCGAAGCGGCGCAAGCCGGCGACGCGGTCCTGGATCGCAGTCATCTCGCGGCGGAATTCCTCGTGGTCGCCGCGGCCGATATGGGGCAGGCCGCAGGCCACCACGCATTCGTTGAGCTGGCGACGGCCGGCCACCCGCAGGCGCTGGTCGTTGAGGAAGGCGCCCTTGCCGCGCTCGGCGATGTAGAGCTCGTCATTGGCGGGGTTGTAGATCACGCCAGCAATGATGGTGCCCTCGCGGGCGAGGCCGATCGAGATCGCGAATTGCGGGATGCCGTGCAGGAAGTTGGTGGTGCCGTCGAGCGGATCGACGATCCAGGTGTGGCTCTTGTCGCTGCCCTCGCGGGTGCCGCCTTCCTCGCCGATGAAGCCGTAGCCGGGCCGGGCCTTGGCGAGGTCCTGGTAGAGCATCTCCTCGGCGCGCTTGTCGGCGAGCGAGACGAAATTGGCCGGGCCCTTCAGCGAGACCTGGAGATGCTCGATCTCGCCGAGATCGCGCTTGAGGCTGCGGCCGGCGCGGCGCGCGGCCTTGACCATGACGTTGATAGTGGCGGAATACAGCATGTGCTCTGGTCTTGATCGGGGAAAATGGCGCGAAATCGCGCGTCTTTGAGGGATGGGGTGCCCTGCGGGGCGCCTGACGTCAAGTCATTGGGTCAAGTCATTTGGTCCCGAGCCATTTCCGGGCGGCGGCCTCGGCCTTGGAGCGGTCCTCGGCCGGCAGGTCGGAAAACTGCTTGTCGAGCTCCGGATCGCCCTTGCCGACGGTCTTGGCGACCAAATGCCATTTGAACCCCTCGACCTTGTCCACGGACGTGCCCATGCCGTTGATCAGCACCCAGGCCAGCCGGTTCTGCGCGATCGCGCTGCCCTGGCGGGAGGCCTTGCGGAGCAGGGCCACAGCCGCGGGCTGGTTCTTCGGCGTGCCGGTGCCGTTGAACATGGCGATGGCGTATTCGACCTCGGCATCGACATTGTCGGCCAGTGACGCGGCCTGCAGCAGCCGCACCGCGCGTTCCGCGTCCTTCGGGACCCCGGTGCCTTCCTTGTAGAACGTCGCGAGCGCGTATTGCGCCTCGGGCAGGCCGGCATCGGCCGCCTGGCGCAACAGCTCGGCGGACCGCTTGACGTCCTGCGGCAGGGTCTGGCCGTCGAGATAGAGCAGCGCCAGGTTATAGGCCGCCTTGGGCTCGCCGAGCTTGGCGGAGGAGGCCATCAGCTTGACCGCCTCGCCCTTGTCGACAGGGCCGCCGCGGCCGGACATGCGCATCATGGCGAGTGCGAACATCGCCTCGCGGTCGCCGGCGTCCGCGGCGCGCTTGTACCATTCGAGCGCCTTGGCGTAATCGCGGCGGATGCCCATGGCATTGGAATAGAGCTCGCCGAGCATGGTCATCGCCTTGGGATCGCCGGCCTTGGCGCGGTCGGTGGCGAGATCGAACGCCGTCTTGTACTGGCCGCGCTGATAGGCGCCGAACACCAGATCGACACCGGGAGTGTCGGTCGCCGGCGCGGGAATCACGGTCGCGGGCAGCGCCGGCTTGGGCGAGGGGGCCGGCTTGGGCGACGCCGAAGGCTTTGGCGCCGGCGCGGCCTCCTTCTTCTTGGTGATCGTGTGCGGTTTGGGCTTCGGCTTTTCGGCGGGCGCGCTCGGCGTGGTCACCTGCGGCGCGATCTGGAGCTGCGCGGCGGCGGGCGCCGTGAGCAGCAGCGTGGCCAGGAGGGTGATGCGCGGGAGCTTCATGTCGGGCGCTAGCCGTGCTCGCCGCTCACAGGATTTTGCTCTGCAAGCGCAGTCGCATGGGCCTTCTTGATCGCAGCGTCGGCCTCGACCAGCGCAGCCTTGGGCCCGCGCGGATCGGCCCAGATGAATTCGCCGACCAGCACGAAATCGGCGCCGCAGGCCGCGAAGTCATGGGCCTCCTCGAGCGAGGTGGCAAAGCCGACGCAAGGTGGCTCGAACAGCTCGGCCCACCAGTCCAGCCGCTCGGCGATCGCCTGCGATGACGGGCGCTGGCCTTTGCCGTCGGGTTCGCCGAACAGCACATAATCCGCGCCGATCTCGCCCGCGTCCATGGAATGGTGCCGCGTCGTCAGCCCGCCGACGCCGGCGATGCGATCGGGCTTGAGCGATGGCAGCGCCTCTTTCAGCGCGGCGATGCCGGGCAGATGGGCGCCGTCGGCGCCGCCGCGTGCAACGAGCTCGGGATGGCCTTCGACGAGCAGCGCGGCACCCGCCTTCTGCACGACCGGCGCGAGCGCCTTGATGCGCGTGATCATGGTGCGCTGGTCGGTCTCCTTCAGCCGCAGCAGCACGGCCGCGACGTCGGCGGCAGCAAGCAGGGCCGGCAACTCGGCTTGAAGCGCAGCGGGATCATCGACGACAGGCGTCGCGAGATAGAGGCGCGGCGCGGGGCGCGGCGGAGGCGATTTGTTCGACAAGATCTAGGCTGCTTTCTTTTCCAGGCTGCTTTGCCACTCGCCCCTGGAGGCGAGCCCGTTCATGCGGGCGCGATGACTGAAGGCGCTTTGCCCGGCCGCGACGTTCTCGGCCTTGCCCGACCAGGCCTTCTGCGGCGCGGCCTGCAGCGCGCGGCCGTAGGAGAACGTCAGGCCCCAGGGCAGCGGGCCGAGCTTGTGCATGGCGTTGAGATGCGCTGTGGCCTCTTCGTCCGACTGGCCGCCGGACAGGAAGGCGATGCCCGGCACCGCCGCAGGCACGCAGGCCTTCAGCAGTCGGATCGTCTTCTCCGCGACCTCTTCGACGGAGGCCTGCTTCGGGCACTTCTTGCCTGAGATCGCCATGTTCGGTTTCAGCACCATGCCTTCAAGCGCGACGCGCTGCACGCGCAGCTCCTGGAATGTCTTGTTGAGCACGCGCTGGGTTACTTCATAGCAGCGGTCGATGTCGTGATCGCCGTCCATCAGCACCTCCGGCTCGACGATGGGCACGATCTGCGCCGCCTGGCACAGCGCGGCGTAGCGCGCCAGCGCGTGGGCGTTGACGCTGATCGCGGTCATCGAGGGAATCCCGCTGCCGATGTCGATCACCGCGCGCCATTTGGCGAAACGCGCGCCGCGCTCGTAGTATTTCTTCAGCCGCTCGGCGAGCTTGTCGAGCCCGACGGTGACCAGCTCACCCGGGCACATCGGCAGGGCTTGCGTGCCCTCGTCGACCTTGATGCCGGGGATGGCGCCGCTCTGTTCGATCAGCTTCACCAGCGGCGTGCCGTCCGCGGCGTCCTGCCAGATCGTCTCGTCATAGAGGATCACGCCGGAAATATACTGGCTCATGGCCTCCTTCGAGCGGAACAGCATCTCGCGATAGTCGCGGCGATTGCTTTCCGTCGATTCCACGCCGATCGCGTCGAAACGTTTCTTGATGGTGCCGGAGGATTCGTCGGCGGCAAGAATGCCCTTGCCCGGCGCGACCATGGCGGTCGCGATCTTGTTGAGCTCAGTCAGATTCATCGAGAGGTCCTCCCAAAACGATTCTGCCCTTGCCTGTGAAAATAGACGGTTCTCGGGCAATTGCCGAGTTAACGTTCGTCGCAGGGTAAAGGGGCGGGAGGTCAGGGTTGTTCGCCTCTCCCCGCTCGCGGGGAGAGGCCGGAATGCGCGCTTAAAGCGCGTATTCCGGGTGAGGGGGACTCTCCGCGGGTCCAATTGCCAGCGTCCCCGGGGAGACTCCCCCTCACCCCAACCCTCTCCCCGCAAGCGGGGCGAGGGGAGGATAGGGCGCAGCCAGCCTTACGCCACCGCGCGATCGCTTACGCCACCTTCGGGTCCAGCTCGCCCTTGGCGTAGCGCTTGGCCATTTCGGCCGGGGTCAGAACCTTCTTGAACTTGGAGGCCTGGCCTGCGGTATTGAACTCCTGCAGCCGCTGCTTGCACAGCTTGGTCATCGCTTCCATTGCGGGCTTCAGGTACTTGCGCGGGTCGAACTCTTCCGGGTGCTCCTTGAACACCTTGCGGATCTGGCCGGTCATGGCCATGCGGTTGTCGGTGTCGATGTTGATCTTGCGCACGCCGTGCTTGATGCCGCGCTGGATCTCGGAGACCGGCACGCCCCAGGTCGGCTTCATCTTGCCGCCGAACTCGTTGATGATGTCCTGGAGGTCCTGCGGCACCGACGAGGAGCCGTGCATCACCAGATGCGTGTTCGGCAGCTTGCGGTGGATTTCCTCGATCACGTTCATGGCGAGGATGTCGCCGTCGGGCTTGCGCGTGAACTTGTAGGCGCCGTGAGACGTCCCCATCGCGATCGCGAGCGCGTCGACCTTGGTCTCCTGCACGAACTTCACGGCCTCGTCGGGATTGGTCAGGAGCTGGTCGTGGCTGAGCTTGCCCTCGGCGCCGTGGCCGTCTTCCTTGTCGCCCATGCCGGTTTCGAGCGAGCCGAGCACGCCGAGCTCACCCTCGACCGAGATGCCGCCGAGATGGGCCATGTCGGTCACGGTCTTGGTGACGCCGACATTGTAGGTCCAGTCGGCCGGGCTCTTGCCGTCGGCCTTGAGCGAGCCGTCCATCATCACCGAGGTGAAGCCGGCCTGGATCGCGGTCATGCAGGTCGCTGCCTCGTTGCCGTGGTCGAGATGCACGCAGACCGGAATGTGCGGATAGATCTCGGTGACCGCGTCCATCATGTGCTTGAGCATGATGTCGTTGGCGTAGGAACGCGCGCCGCGCGAGGCTTGGATGATGACGGGCGCGTCGACCGTATTGGCCGCGTCCATGATCGCCAGCGCCTGTTCCATGTTGTTGATGTTGAAGGCCGGTACGCCGTAATCGTTCTCAGCCGCATGGTCGAGCAATTGACGCAACGTGATCCGAGCCATGTGTCTTTCTCTCCGGTTGGGCCTCTGGCGGCCGCTAGTTTCTTGCAGACTGATTACTTGATGCGCAGAACTTCGACGCCGGGCAGGGGCTTGCCTTCCATCCATTCAAGAAATGCGCCACCGGCGGTCGAAACATAGGTGAACTGACCGGCCACATGGGCCTGGTTGAGCGCCGCGACGGTGTCGCCGCCGCCCGCGATCGAGATCAGCTTCTTGGCCTTGGTGCGCTCGGCGGCATGCTTGGCGGCGGCCATCGTGCCGCGGTCGAACGGCTGCATCTCGAAGGCGCCGAGCGGTCCGTTCCAGACCAGCGTCGCCGCATCGTCGATGGCGGCATGGACCCGCGCGATCGACTGCGGACCGACGTCGAGGATCATGCCGTCGGCCGGGATCGAGTCGAGGCCGTAGGCATGCGACGGCGCGTTGGCGGCGAAGTGGTAGGCGACGGTGGCGTCGACCGGCAGGATGATCGCGCAATTGGCGGCTTCGGCCTTTTCCATGATGCGCAGCGCGGTGGGCGCGAGATCCTTTTCGGCCAGCGATTTGCCGATGCCGACGCCCTGGGCGTGCAGGAAGGTGTTGGCCATGCCGCCGCCGATCACCAGCGCGTCGACCTTGGTGACGAGATTT harbors:
- a CDS encoding thiamine phosphate synthase, producing MSNKSPPPRPAPRLYLATPVVDDPAALQAELPALLAAADVAAVLLRLKETDQRTMITRIKALAPVVQKAGAALLVEGHPELVARGGADGAHLPGIAALKEALPSLKPDRIAGVGGLTTRHHSMDAGEIGADYVLFGEPDGKGQRPSSQAIAERLDWWAELFEPPCVGFATSLEEAHDFAACGADFVLVGEFIWADPRGPKAALVEADAAIKKAHATALAEQNPVSGEHG
- a CDS encoding class I fructose-bisphosphate aldolase, translating into MNLTELNKIATAMVAPGKGILAADESSGTIKKRFDAIGVESTESNRRDYREMLFRSKEAMSQYISGVILYDETIWQDAADGTPLVKLIEQSGAIPGIKVDEGTQALPMCPGELVTVGLDKLAERLKKYYERGARFAKWRAVIDIGSGIPSMTAISVNAHALARYAALCQAAQIVPIVEPEVLMDGDHDIDRCYEVTQRVLNKTFQELRVQRVALEGMVLKPNMAISGKKCPKQASVEEVAEKTIRLLKACVPAAVPGIAFLSGGQSDEEATAHLNAMHKLGPLPWGLTFSYGRALQAAPQKAWSGKAENVAAGQSAFSHRARMNGLASRGEWQSSLEKKAA
- a CDS encoding inositol monophosphatase family protein, with the protein product MLYSATINVMVKAARRAGRSLKRDLGEIEHLQVSLKGPANFVSLADKRAEEMLYQDLAKARPGYGFIGEEGGTREGSDKSHTWIVDPLDGTTNFLHGIPQFAISIGLAREGTIIAGVIYNPANDELYIAERGKGAFLNDQRLRVAGRRQLNECVVACGLPHIGRGDHEEFRREMTAIQDRVAGLRRFGAASLDLAFVAAGRLDGYWERNLQSWDVAAGLIMVREAGGTVTDIDTPGDPVVTGHVVCGNEFVHGELVKILRKPA
- a CDS encoding tetratricopeptide repeat protein, with amino-acid sequence MKLPRITLLATLLLTAPAAAQLQIAPQVTTPSAPAEKPKPKPHTITKKKEAAPAPKPSASPKPAPSPKPALPATVIPAPATDTPGVDLVFGAYQRGQYKTAFDLATDRAKAGDPKAMTMLGELYSNAMGIRRDYAKALEWYKRAADAGDREAMFALAMMRMSGRGGPVDKGEAVKLMASSAKLGEPKAAYNLALLYLDGQTLPQDVKRSAELLRQAADAGLPEAQYALATFYKEGTGVPKDAERAVRLLQAASLADNVDAEVEYAIAMFNGTGTPKNQPAAVALLRKASRQGSAIAQNRLAWVLINGMGTSVDKVEGFKWHLVAKTVGKGDPELDKQFSDLPAEDRSKAEAAARKWLGTK
- the fba gene encoding class II fructose-bisphosphate aldolase (catalyzes the reversible aldol condensation of dihydroxyacetonephosphate and glyceraldehyde 3-phosphate in the Calvin cycle, glycolysis, and/or gluconeogenesis), which translates into the protein MARITLRQLLDHAAENDYGVPAFNINNMEQALAIMDAANTVDAPVIIQASRGARSYANDIMLKHMMDAVTEIYPHIPVCVHLDHGNEAATCMTAIQAGFTSVMMDGSLKADGKSPADWTYNVGVTKTVTDMAHLGGISVEGELGVLGSLETGMGDKEDGHGAEGKLSHDQLLTNPDEAVKFVQETKVDALAIAMGTSHGAYKFTRKPDGDILAMNVIEEIHRKLPNTHLVMHGSSSVPQDLQDIINEFGGKMKPTWGVPVSEIQRGIKHGVRKINIDTDNRMAMTGQIRKVFKEHPEEFDPRKYLKPAMEAMTKLCKQRLQEFNTAGQASKFKKVLTPAEMAKRYAKGELDPKVA